ATCCATACCCATCGCATTTTTCATAATCTGCTCCCATATTTTACTGTCACTGTAAAAGCTAATTGCTCTTCGAATAGTGTACAGCATGTCATGGGCATTAAAATGGCTGAAGGAAAAACCGTTTCCTTCTCCTGTGTATTCATTGTACGAATGAACAGTATCATTTAAACCGCCTGTTTCCCTGACAATGGGAATGGATCCATATCTCATCGCAATCATCTGCCCTAAACCGCAAGGCTCAAATTGTGAAGGCATTAAGAATAAATCGGACCCTGCATAGAATTCATGTGCAAGTCCTTCATCAAACCCAATATATGCTTTGCACTTATCTGGGTAGCGCGCTTCCATCTCCCTGAAAAATTGCTCAAACTCAGGATCTCCAGTCCCCAGAATCAGGAATTGAACATCACCCTGCATAAGCTCATGGAACACACATTTTACAAGATCCAGGCCCTTTTGCTTTGTCAGTCTCGTAACCATGGCTATCAGAGGAACCTTTTCCTTCACCGGCAAGCCGAATTTTTTCTGAAGATGAACTTTATTCTCTATTTTGACTTGCAGCTTTTCAGCGGCATAGTTCTCTTTTATATACGGATCCTTCTCAGGATTATAAAATTCTTCATCAATCCCGTTTAAGATTCCTTCCAGGTCACAAGCCCTGCGTTTCAGCAAATCATGCAGCTTCTCACCGTAATACTCTGTTTGAATTTCATCTTTATACGTAGGGCTAACTGTTGTAATTTTATCAGCAGCGACAAGTCCGCCCTTCATAAAATTAATATTTCCGAAGAATTCAAGCTTATCCGGATGGAAATGGCTATAGTCAAGCCCTAATAGATCCCCTAAAGCAGCTCTTGGCATAATCCCCTGAAATTGAAGGTTATGAATGGTGAAGACTGTCCGAATGAATTCATACCCCTTTTTCGCACGATATTCAACCCTGAGCAGAAAAGGAATCATCCCGGTATGCCAATCATGGCTGTGAATAACATCTGGACAGTAATCAAGATGCTGAAGGGCATCCAGCACGGCCCGGTTAAAATAGGCAAACCTTTCTCCATCATCAAAATAGCCGTACAATTTTTCACGGTTAAAGTAATATTCATTATCCACAAAATAGAAAAGGATTCCCTGGTGCTCAAGTTCTTCAATTCCGCAATACTGGTTTCTCCAGCCTACCTGAACTGTAAACTCGCACTTTTTTGACATTTTCTTTTTTAAATCATCTGATATGGAACCATACTTGGGAAGAATCACCCGTACGTCAGTCCCCTGTTTGGCAAGCTCTTTCGGGAGTGAACCGGCTACGTCGGCAAGACCTCCGGATTTGACGAATGGAACACATTCAGAAACAGCAAACAATACTTTCACGAGTTCATCAGCGCTCCTTGTACGGTACCCTTGCGAATTACCAAAGGCATTTCATGTCTTCCTTCAATTCTGGCACCGGATTCTACCTTAACATCTTTATCTAAAATAACAGAGTCTAAAACACAGTTTTCTCCAATGTGGGTTTTTTGCATAATTATACAATTTTTCACAACTGAGCCCTTGCCAATTTTGACCCCGCGGGAGATAATGCTGTTCTCGACGGTTCCTTCAATCATGCATCCATTTGCAATCATCGAATTCTTTGCGCTCGCACCTTTCACATATCGTGTTGGCGGTTCATCTTTTACTTTTGTATAAATGGGCTGGCTGCGCAGAAAAATATTTTTCCATGCCTCAGGTTCCAATAACCCCATGCTTGCAGCAAAGTAATTTTCAATGGAATCAATCATGACAGCCAAACCGGTATATTCATAATTGCATATCGTGTACGAATGGTGGATATCTGTAACAACATCACTCATGCACGTGTATCCTGTTTCGTTTCTATTTTCTATTAAATTAATAAGCAGCGAAGTTTTTACAAGGTACATTTCAAGGGAGCGTCCATCCTGGCGAACAACTGTAATATCACACCCCATCATAATATGTCTATCCAGAACAGGCCTGAAATCCATATTAAAAACGGTAAAACAGTTTGAGATCAATGCATACTCCTGTTTGCTGCGATAAAAATAATCCAAATTGGCAGCAAAGTGATTGAAAGATCCGATCCC
Above is a genomic segment from Cytobacillus sp. FSL H8-0458 containing:
- the glgA gene encoding glycogen synthase GlgA codes for the protein MKVLFAVSECVPFVKSGGLADVAGSLPKELAKQGTDVRVILPKYGSISDDLKKKMSKKCEFTVQVGWRNQYCGIEELEHQGILFYFVDNEYYFNREKLYGYFDDGERFAYFNRAVLDALQHLDYCPDVIHSHDWHTGMIPFLLRVEYRAKKGYEFIRTVFTIHNLQFQGIMPRAALGDLLGLDYSHFHPDKLEFFGNINFMKGGLVAADKITTVSPTYKDEIQTEYYGEKLHDLLKRRACDLEGILNGIDEEFYNPEKDPYIKENYAAEKLQVKIENKVHLQKKFGLPVKEKVPLIAMVTRLTKQKGLDLVKCVFHELMQGDVQFLILGTGDPEFEQFFREMEARYPDKCKAYIGFDEGLAHEFYAGSDLFLMPSQFEPCGLGQMIAMRYGSIPIVRETGGLNDTVHSYNEYTGEGNGFSFSHFNAHDMLYTIRRAISFYSDSKIWEQIMKNAMGMDNSWAQSAFKYNQLYAGLVSRSESHVF
- a CDS encoding sugar phosphate nucleotidyltransferase, with the translated sequence MKKKMLGVIDATTYHEDLEELTVHRSLAAVPFAGRYRLIDFVLSNMVNSDIESVAIFPKYQYRSLMDHLGSGKNWDLNRKRDGLFFFPSPLLDSPSKGIGSFNHFAANLDYFYRSKQEYALISNCFTVFNMDFRPVLDRHIMMGCDITVVRQDGRSLEMYLVKTSLLINLIENRNETGYTCMSDVVTDIHHSYTICNYEYTGLAVMIDSIENYFAASMGLLEPEAWKNIFLRSQPIYTKVKDEPPTRYVKGASAKNSMIANGCMIEGTVENSIISRGVKIGKGSVVKNCIIMQKTHIGENCVLDSVILDKDVKVESGARIEGRHEMPLVIRKGTVQGALMNS